The nucleotide sequence TCCTGATCAGTAGCATTTAAGCTACTTTATCTGTTTTATTTGTGGGTTTTTAAGGCTAATCCGTCAATGATAGTTCACGAGTAGTGCCGTCCTTTTCTATCAGAAGTTTTTCCTTATTTGCTTTCAACTCGGCATACAAATCCATGACAGCAATTCCGCGACGTATAACTTCCGATTCAGACATATTAAGTTTTGTGGCAATCTTCTTAACATCTTCAAATAATTTTGAACTTAATTCTGCTTTAGCAACGTACTTGGTCATAATAATACAATTTTACTAACCTTAGCTTTAATTACACTCCATAGCCGTAAAATTTCTATACTGCTATGGCTGTAAAAGATATACAAATATATGGCTGTAAAAGATATACAAACATATCGATGTAAAAGATATACAAACAGTCAAGCCGCTTTTTCGTAAAACTTTTGTAAATTTTTTTTACAACTTTGTGCTAAGATGCTCAATGTGTCGATAGACAGACCTTTATAACAATGCCCCGCTCCATCAAAGTCAAACCAAACTACCTTAATCAAGTGCGCCAATCCCTTCAACGCAATAATTACCCTAGTCAGGGAGCATTAGCACTAGACTTAGGAATGTCACGTCCGACGATTAATAAGTTTTTCAATGGAAAAGCAATTGATCATCAAAACTTTATTGAAATTTGTGAACAATTGGGGCTATATTGGCAAGAAATCTCAGAGATTAATAGCGATGAAGATGAGTTAATTGATTCATTTTATGAGCCATCCATTCAGCCAATTCCTAATAATCCTAAACGAATGTTAATCAGTGCCCCTGATGTTTCAAAAATTCAGGGAAGAACTAAAGAAATTGAAGAGCTTAAAAAGAGGATTATTGAAGACAAATGTCCTTTAGTAGCCATCTGGGGGTTTAGAGGATTAGGCAAAACCACTGTAGCCGCAAAAATAGCAAAAGATCCAAATATTGATCAAGAATTTGAATATATTATTTGGCACGACCTTAGAGGAGTTCCTTCTCTAAAAACGATTTTAAGAAGTATTATAAAAGTGATATCTCAACAAAAACAGTTGGATTCCTTCAATACAATTGAGGAAGGAATTGATAGTTTAATCACATATTTAAACGAGCATCGCTGCTTGATTGTTTTTGATGATTTTGAGTCCATTTGTCAAGATAAAAATGATAAAAGATCAGAAGATGATAGTACCGATTGTCAAGAATATGAACAACTTTTTGATAAAATAGCTGGCGAACAGCACAAGAGTTGTTTACTTTTGACTTGCCGAAAATTACCCGAAAATTGGTACAACTTAAATCCTGACAAAATACATTCATTAGAATTAGAAGGATTGAACCCAGAAGAAGCCCGCACTATTCTCAGGAAAAAAAATATATTTGATTTGCCCGAAGAAGAAAAAGAATTAATTGAAAAATGTTCAGGTAATCCAACATTCTTAGAAATGGTAGCTTCTAATATTTGGGAATATTATCAAGGTGATATTACTGAGTTTCTCGATAGTAATGTATTATCTAAGATCGAGAGTGTAGAACAATTCCTAGAGCAAGAGTATGATAAGTCATTATCTACTTTAGAACAAAGAGTTGTACAGTGGTTAGCTATTTTACAAGAACCGGTAAATGAAAAAGAGTTGGCTAATATCTGCTTGCCTATTCTAGCCATAACTCTCGATATTAATGTAAAAAAATTAAAAAAAGCTTTAATTTCTCTAAAAAATCGCTCTTTAGTTCAAGAAATTGAGGGAAAATATCAGCTACAACCTCTTGTTATAGAATTCTTAATTGTTCGATTTGTGAATTATATCTGCGAAAATCTTAAGGGATTATTAGATAATAACTTAGAAACGATTAATAAAAAAAACGTGCGAGACATTTTTAATCGCTATCTTTTGATGCAGCCACAAGCCCCAAAGCGGACTAAAGACAGTCAAATACAACACATTTTAAAGCCTGTTAAAGAAACCTTAAAATCCAAAGATGATCGGGATTTAAATGAAAAAATGAGACGAATTTTTCCGATTATTAAATATAACTATTTGAGTCAACCAGGATATGCCGCAGGAAATTTTGTCAACTTATTTTGGTATCTGAATTTTAATCCAGATTCTCCCCATAAACCTATATTAGAAAATTATGATTTTTCCTATTTAACCATTTGGGAAGCTGACTTTAGAAAGGTTTTTCTTAAAAATGTAAACTTTACCCAAGCCAAGGTTAAAAACTGCGCTTTTCTACAATCTTTTGGAGGTATTTTATCAGTCGCCTTGAGTCAGGACAATCAATGGTTAGTAATAGGAGATGGTAGTGGTAATGTACATTTATACAAACTAGAAAATTATCAACTGGAATTTTATAAAACCTATTCAGGTCATACTCATTGGGTGAGAACAGTTGCTATTAGTCACGATAATAAATATATTGCTAATGGTGGCGAAGATCGAACTGTTCATATTTGGGAGCGAGAAACGGGAAATTTTTATAAACATCTTAAAGGCTATGATAATCGAATTCGCTCAATTATTTTTAGTCCTGACAGCAAAATTTTAGCAACAGCAAGTGATGATGGTCAAGTAATTTTGTGGAACATAGAAACTGAGCAAAGAATAAAAACCTATACTACCGATAATAGATATAAAATTCACTCAGTCCTTTTTAATTCATCGGGAAATCGGTTAATCTTTGCTAAAGAAAATGGATACTTATATCAATGGGATTGGCAAGAGCAAGAATTGCCCGATGAAATTGGCTTAAATGGCTATAATTTCCCTAATAATACCGAGAAATTTTTAAGGACAATTGCCCTAAGTCCAGATGGACAACTGCTGGCAACTGGAGGATATGATGGCAGCATTCAATTATGGTATTTAGCAACAGGTCAATTCTTACAATCTTTTGAAGGACATACTAATTGGGTTCGTTCAATTATTTTTAGTAATAATAGTCAATATTTAATCAGTTGTAGCGAAGATAGAACTATTAGAATTTGGAATCTAAAAACAGGAGACTGTCTAAATACATTATTAGGCCATAGAGGCAGAGTTTGGGCAATTGTCCTGAATAAACAGGATAATCTTTTGATTAGTGTTAGTGACGACCAAAAGATTAAATTATGGGAATTTCCCCTAGGCAAATGTTTAAATGTGGTACAAGGTTATACTCACAAAATTCGCTCAGTTGCCTTTAGTCCTGATGATAAATTCCTCGCTAGTGGAAGTGACGACGGAATCGTTAGATTGTGGAATATCGACACTAAAAAGTGTGAGAAAACTTTGTCAGGACACGAAGGAAGAGTTTGGTCAGTTGCCTTTAGTCCTGATGGCAAAAAATTGGTCAGTGGTAGTGATGATAGAACTATACGTATCTGGAATCTTGAAACTGACAAACCAGAATTACTTCCCTTAAAAAAATATCCTAATTGGGTTCGTTCAGTTGCTTTTAGTCCCAAGGGAGATTACATTGCTAGTAGTGGCGATGATAAATTTATTTACCTCTATTACTATTCAGAAAAAGAAGGATGGAAAGAAAAATTTAAGTTTGAACATAACGATTGGATTCATTCTATTTGTTTTAGTCCTGATGGCAAAACATTGTTCAGTGGTAGTGATGATAATTTGGTGAAAAAATGGGATATAGAAAGGGGAGAATTTTTGTTAGAATTCTCTGGACATACCAGTCATGTGAGAGGGATTGCAGTGAGTCGTGATGGTAAAACTCTCGCTAGTGGTAGCAATGATAGAACTATTAAATTGTGGGATAGCGAAACAAAAAAATGTAAGCATACTTTAGAAAAACAAAGAGACTGGATAAAAACAGTAGACTTTCATCCCAATGGTGAAATCATCGCCAGTGGCGATTACGATCAGATGATTAGATTGTGGAATGTGAAAACCGGCGAATTAATCAAAACTTTACTAGGACATATCGAAGCAGTGTCTTCTGTTGCTTTTTCTCATAACGGAAAACTCTTAGCAAGCGGCAGTGAAGATGGAACGATTAAACTCTGGGATGTTGAAGATGTTAAAAAATACCAATGTCTCCATACTTTTGAACTTCCCAAACCCTATGAAGGACTTAACATTACAGGCGTTCAAGGATTAAGTGAACCTCAAAAAAATAATTTAAAAATTCTAGGCGCGTTCGATCTAGATAATTAAGAGAAGATGATAAAATACTTGCTGTGTGGCGATATTGGATAACTTTAGACTCTTAACCCTCTATAGGAAAAAGAATTATGACACAAGCAAAAATCGGCATCATCGGCGGCAGTGGACTCTATAAAATGGATGCCCTCAAAGATGTCAAAGAAATTACCCTAGATACCCCCTTCGGTTCACCTTCGGATGCTTTAATTGTGGGCACTTTAGAAGAAACACCCGTAGCGTTTTTAGCGCGGCATGGTAGAAATCATCATCTGATGCCCACTGAATTACCTTTTCGGGCTAATATTCACGCCATGAAGCAGTTAGGGGTAGAGTATCTCATTTCTGCCTCGGCGGTAGGTTCCTTACAAGAGTCTATGAAACCCCTAGACATGGTAATTCCCGATCAATTTATTGACCGCACCAAAAACCGCATCTCAACTTTTTTCGGTGAGGGAATTGTGGCCCATATTAGTTTCGGTGACCCCATTTGCCCCAATTTAGCTAAAATTCTTGCTGATGCGGTAGCTAGTTTAGAGTTGCCTGATGTAACGCTTCACCGCAACGGAACTTATGTCTGTATGGAAGGCCCCGCCTTTTCGACAAAAGCCGAATCTAATCTTTATCGGAGTTGGGGCGCGTCAATTATTGGCATGACTAATTTACCCGAAGCCAAACTCGCCAGAGAAGCCGAGATCGCTTATGCTACTTTAGCATTAGTGACCGATTATGACTGTTGGCATCCGGATCACGATCAAGTTACCGTAGAAATGGTTATTGCTAATTTACAACGCAACGCAATTAATGCCCAAAAAGTTATACAAGAAACCGTTCGTCGTTTAGCCCTTGATCCTCCCCCCTCAGCCGCTCATTCTGCTCTACAATATGCTATTCTCACTCCCTTAGATAAAGTTCCACTCTCAACGCGAGAAAAACTGGCATTATTTTTAGAGAAATATGACAAATAAACCAGGAGTTAATCAATATGAGTGATCAGCTTAGGCGAGGATTAAAGCTTGTTGTAATGCTGTTGATAGTCTTTAGTCTGATGTGGCAATTACCCGCTAAAGCCGCTTCAGATGTTACAGAAGTTAAAGTGAGTTTAGGCAATAATGCAGGAGAGTTAAAATTTTTTCCCGATCATTTTGAGTTGGTGGCCGGAAAAAAATATAAACTTTTACTGGATAATCCCAGTCCCACTAAACACTATTTCACCTCTAAAGACTTTGCTGATGCCAGTTGGACCCAAAAAGTAGAAGCCGGGAAAGTGGAAATCAAAGGAGCCATTCATGAATTAGAGTTAAAACCCACCGCACAAGCCGAATGGGTATTTGTGCCCATCAAAGCCGGAACTTATAAACTCCATTGCTCGGTAGCTGGCCACGCCGAAGCCGGCATGACTGGCGATATCGTCATCTCGCCTCAGTAAATCTGTATTATGGGCGGTTAACTAGAAAATAACCGACGGGTTTTGCCCAAAACTCTTTTTCAACCATGACTGAGAGATTTTTGTTGTACTCTAAGCAACAGCCTCACCCTTTGCCTGTGTTAAAATCAGCATTACTAGGGACCAGCAGCAGGTGATGGATAAAACTCATGTTTGAACGCTTCACAGAAAAGGCCATTAAGGTCATTATGCTTGCCCAAGAGGAAGCCCGCCGTCTAGGACATAACTTTGTCGGGACGGAACAAATTCTTCTCGGGTTGATCGGCGAAGGAACAGGAGTCGCTGCCAAAGTTCTCAAATCAATGGGGGTCAATCTTAAAGAT is from Gloeothece verrucosa PCC 7822 and encodes:
- a CDS encoding NB-ARC domain-containing protein yields the protein MPRSIKVKPNYLNQVRQSLQRNNYPSQGALALDLGMSRPTINKFFNGKAIDHQNFIEICEQLGLYWQEISEINSDEDELIDSFYEPSIQPIPNNPKRMLISAPDVSKIQGRTKEIEELKKRIIEDKCPLVAIWGFRGLGKTTVAAKIAKDPNIDQEFEYIIWHDLRGVPSLKTILRSIIKVISQQKQLDSFNTIEEGIDSLITYLNEHRCLIVFDDFESICQDKNDKRSEDDSTDCQEYEQLFDKIAGEQHKSCLLLTCRKLPENWYNLNPDKIHSLELEGLNPEEARTILRKKNIFDLPEEEKELIEKCSGNPTFLEMVASNIWEYYQGDITEFLDSNVLSKIESVEQFLEQEYDKSLSTLEQRVVQWLAILQEPVNEKELANICLPILAITLDINVKKLKKALISLKNRSLVQEIEGKYQLQPLVIEFLIVRFVNYICENLKGLLDNNLETINKKNVRDIFNRYLLMQPQAPKRTKDSQIQHILKPVKETLKSKDDRDLNEKMRRIFPIIKYNYLSQPGYAAGNFVNLFWYLNFNPDSPHKPILENYDFSYLTIWEADFRKVFLKNVNFTQAKVKNCAFLQSFGGILSVALSQDNQWLVIGDGSGNVHLYKLENYQLEFYKTYSGHTHWVRTVAISHDNKYIANGGEDRTVHIWERETGNFYKHLKGYDNRIRSIIFSPDSKILATASDDGQVILWNIETEQRIKTYTTDNRYKIHSVLFNSSGNRLIFAKENGYLYQWDWQEQELPDEIGLNGYNFPNNTEKFLRTIALSPDGQLLATGGYDGSIQLWYLATGQFLQSFEGHTNWVRSIIFSNNSQYLISCSEDRTIRIWNLKTGDCLNTLLGHRGRVWAIVLNKQDNLLISVSDDQKIKLWEFPLGKCLNVVQGYTHKIRSVAFSPDDKFLASGSDDGIVRLWNIDTKKCEKTLSGHEGRVWSVAFSPDGKKLVSGSDDRTIRIWNLETDKPELLPLKKYPNWVRSVAFSPKGDYIASSGDDKFIYLYYYSEKEGWKEKFKFEHNDWIHSICFSPDGKTLFSGSDDNLVKKWDIERGEFLLEFSGHTSHVRGIAVSRDGKTLASGSNDRTIKLWDSETKKCKHTLEKQRDWIKTVDFHPNGEIIASGDYDQMIRLWNVKTGELIKTLLGHIEAVSSVAFSHNGKLLASGSEDGTIKLWDVEDVKKYQCLHTFELPKPYEGLNITGVQGLSEPQKNNLKILGAFDLDN
- a CDS encoding S-methyl-5'-thioadenosine phosphorylase, which gives rise to MTQAKIGIIGGSGLYKMDALKDVKEITLDTPFGSPSDALIVGTLEETPVAFLARHGRNHHLMPTELPFRANIHAMKQLGVEYLISASAVGSLQESMKPLDMVIPDQFIDRTKNRISTFFGEGIVAHISFGDPICPNLAKILADAVASLELPDVTLHRNGTYVCMEGPAFSTKAESNLYRSWGASIIGMTNLPEAKLAREAEIAYATLALVTDYDCWHPDHDQVTVEMVIANLQRNAINAQKVIQETVRRLALDPPPSAAHSALQYAILTPLDKVPLSTREKLALFLEKYDK
- a CDS encoding cupredoxin domain-containing protein, with the translated sequence MSDQLRRGLKLVVMLLIVFSLMWQLPAKAASDVTEVKVSLGNNAGELKFFPDHFELVAGKKYKLLLDNPSPTKHYFTSKDFADASWTQKVEAGKVEIKGAIHELELKPTAQAEWVFVPIKAGTYKLHCSVAGHAEAGMTGDIVISPQ